The following coding sequences are from one Salvia hispanica cultivar TCC Black 2014 chromosome 3, UniMelb_Shisp_WGS_1.0, whole genome shotgun sequence window:
- the LOC125212331 gene encoding type IV inositol polyphosphate 5-phosphatase 9-like isoform X1, with protein sequence MVAELIMEASNILRKRVNDDTSIPHSGNMSEASAQSSNQAYFRSQEYYIHHESFKLFVGSWNVGGVRPPDNLNLDKLLNTEDTMADIYVLGFQEIVPLNAGNILATENSDVSVKWNSLIKAALNKRTPAEDTLQKTEIGESQRIYPLRTQSSTKSNATDYKCIISKQMVGIYITIWARTELHQYINNLGVSCVGCGILGRLGNKGSVSVRFCLHETSFCFVCSHLASGGKEGDERHRNADAAHILARTLFLPEPLRHLPRKILDHDRVIWLGDLNYRIHLPEDTTRSLVKNKEWSLLLENDQLIAEMNKGRAFEEWHEELIEFAPTYKYDQNSDDYYGSGQKIKVKRMRAPAWCDRIIWFGKGLKQIQYNRVESRLSDHRPVYARFTAYVEVSKLPGMQSSALSS encoded by the exons ATGGTCGCTGAGCTTATCATGGAGGCAAGTAATATCCTTAGGAAAAGAGTGAACGATGATACTTCCATTCCACACTCTGGTAATATGTCAGAAGCTTCAGCACAAAGCTCAAATCAAGCTTACTTCCGCTCCCAAGAGTATTATATTCATCACGAATCTTTCAA GCTCTTTGTAGGCTCTTGGAACGTAGGAGGCGTCCGACCTCCAGACAACTTGAACCTCGACAAGTTGCTCAACACTGAAGACACCATGGCAGATATATATGTTTTGGG GTTTCAAGAAATTGTCCCTCTCAATGCTGGAAATATTTTGGCGACAGAGAATAGTGACGTTTCAGTGAAGTGGAACTCTTTAATTAAAGCAGCTCTTAACAAGAGGACACCGGCAGAAGATACATTACAAAAGACAGAAATTGGAGAGTCACAAAGAATTTATCCCCTAAGAACACAGAGTTCCACCAAGTCTAATGCCACAGATTATAAATGCATAATAAGTAAACAAATGGTAGGAATATATATTACCATATGGGCAAGAACCGAGCTACACCAGTACATCAACAATCTGGGTGTCTCATGCGTCGGATGTGGTATCTTGGGGCGCCTGGGAAACAAG GGTTCAGTCTCCGTCAGATTTTGCTTGCATGAAACAAGCTTTTGTTTTGTATGCAGCCATTTGGCTTCAGGTGGTAAAGAAGGCGATGAGAGACACCGAAATGCAGATGCAGCACATATATTAGCACGCACCCTATTTCTGCCTGAACCCCTCCGGCATTTGCCCAGAAAAATTTTAGACCATGA CCGGGTGATTTGGCTAGGAGACTTAAATTACAGGATTCACCTGCCTGAGGATACGACGAGATCCTTGGTGAAGAACAAAGAATGGAGCTTACTGTTAGAAAATGATCAg TTGATAGCTGAGATGAACAAAGGACGTGCCTTTGAGGAATGGCATGAGGAACTAATTGAGTTTGCACCTACATATAAATATGACCAGAACTCGGATGACTATTATGGATCTggtcaaaaaataaaagtgaagagAATGCGAGCTCCGGCATG GTGTGATAGAATAATTTGGTTTGGCAAAGGACTGAAGCAGATCCAGTACAACAGAGTTGAATCCAGATTATCTGATCATAGACCTGTTTACGCAAGGTTCACTGCATATGTAGAGGTGTCTAAACTCCCAGGAATGCAAAGCAGCGCCTTGTCAAGCTGA
- the LOC125212331 gene encoding type IV inositol polyphosphate 5-phosphatase 9-like isoform X2: MVAELIMEASNILRKRVNDDTSIPHSGNMSEASAQSSNQAYFRSQEYYIHHESFKLFVGSWNVGGVRPPDNLNLDKLLNTEDTMADIYVLGFQEIVPLNAGNILATENSDVSVKWNSLIKAALNKRTPAEDTLQKTEIGESQRIYPLRTQSSTKSNATDYKCIISKQMVGIYITIWARTELHQYINNLGVSCVGCGILGRLGNKGSVSVRFCLHETSFCFVCSHLASGGKEGDERHRNADAAHILARTLFLPEPLRHLPRKILDHDRVIWLGDLNYRIHLPEDTTRSLVKNKEWSLLLENDQNSDDYYGSGQKIKVKRMRAPAWCDRIIWFGKGLKQIQYNRVESRLSDHRPVYARFTAYVEVSKLPGMQSSALSS; the protein is encoded by the exons ATGGTCGCTGAGCTTATCATGGAGGCAAGTAATATCCTTAGGAAAAGAGTGAACGATGATACTTCCATTCCACACTCTGGTAATATGTCAGAAGCTTCAGCACAAAGCTCAAATCAAGCTTACTTCCGCTCCCAAGAGTATTATATTCATCACGAATCTTTCAA GCTCTTTGTAGGCTCTTGGAACGTAGGAGGCGTCCGACCTCCAGACAACTTGAACCTCGACAAGTTGCTCAACACTGAAGACACCATGGCAGATATATATGTTTTGGG GTTTCAAGAAATTGTCCCTCTCAATGCTGGAAATATTTTGGCGACAGAGAATAGTGACGTTTCAGTGAAGTGGAACTCTTTAATTAAAGCAGCTCTTAACAAGAGGACACCGGCAGAAGATACATTACAAAAGACAGAAATTGGAGAGTCACAAAGAATTTATCCCCTAAGAACACAGAGTTCCACCAAGTCTAATGCCACAGATTATAAATGCATAATAAGTAAACAAATGGTAGGAATATATATTACCATATGGGCAAGAACCGAGCTACACCAGTACATCAACAATCTGGGTGTCTCATGCGTCGGATGTGGTATCTTGGGGCGCCTGGGAAACAAG GGTTCAGTCTCCGTCAGATTTTGCTTGCATGAAACAAGCTTTTGTTTTGTATGCAGCCATTTGGCTTCAGGTGGTAAAGAAGGCGATGAGAGACACCGAAATGCAGATGCAGCACATATATTAGCACGCACCCTATTTCTGCCTGAACCCCTCCGGCATTTGCCCAGAAAAATTTTAGACCATGA CCGGGTGATTTGGCTAGGAGACTTAAATTACAGGATTCACCTGCCTGAGGATACGACGAGATCCTTGGTGAAGAACAAAGAATGGAGCTTACTGTTAGAAAATGATCAg AACTCGGATGACTATTATGGATCTggtcaaaaaataaaagtgaagagAATGCGAGCTCCGGCATG GTGTGATAGAATAATTTGGTTTGGCAAAGGACTGAAGCAGATCCAGTACAACAGAGTTGAATCCAGATTATCTGATCATAGACCTGTTTACGCAAGGTTCACTGCATATGTAGAGGTGTCTAAACTCCCAGGAATGCAAAGCAGCGCCTTGTCAAGCTGA
- the LOC125212332 gene encoding N-alpha-acetyltransferase 40 isoform X2 has product MADEIKQMRGKQKQKFSQMEAESNSCERARKKTRREIIEKKKAIENRIKAASSVKDHLDTCPHFRHYRGNGLHAHLESGRGDRLPVRTKQYIQNLLKLNMEAPFGPEWSDEEKIKRRDMVAPEARYIFVHEVSDEDADKALDLRDVERPCNCKGSIVGFVHYRFTLEEEVPVLYVYELQLEHRVQGKGLGKFLMQLIELIASQNGMGAVVLTVQRANPMAMNFYICKLRYTIAAISPSKVNPLGPEKNYEILCAPRYHIRRMRHPDC; this is encoded by the exons atggcagacgaaataaaacaaatgcgagggaaacaaaaacaaaaattttctCAGATGGAAGCTGAAAGCAATAGTTGCGAGAGAGCAAGAAAGAAGACGCGGCGAGAG ATAattgagaagaagaaagcaaTCGAGAACAGGATCAAAGCCGCTTCTTCGGTGAAAGATCATCTCGATACTTGTCCGCATTTTCGCCACTATCGAGGAAACG GATTGCATGCGCATTTGGAGTCAGGACGTGGCGATAGGCTCCCTGTTCGGACAAAACAATACATACAAAACCTTCTCAAG CTGAACATGGAGGCACCTTTTGGACCAGAGTGGTCAGATGAAGAAAAGATCAAGAGACGTGATATGGTTGCACCTGAAGCTCGTTACATATTTGTGCATGAGGTATCAGATGAGGATGCTGATAAAGCGTTAGATCTCAGGGATGTGGAGAGGCCATGCAATTGTAAGGGCTCTATTGTAGGTTTTGTACATTACCGATTCACTCTGGAGGAAGAGGTGCCTGTACTTTATGTTTATGAATTACAGCTTGAGCATCGTGTTCAAGGAAAGGGACTAGGGAAATTCTTAATGCAACTAATTGAGCTAATTGCTTCTCAG AATGGAATGGGTGCTGTGGTTCTAACCGTACAAAGAGCAAATCCAATGGCAATgaacttttatatatgtaaactGAG GTACACAATTGCTGCAATTTCTCCCTCAAAAGTAAATCCG TTGGGACCAGAGAAAAACTATGAGATACTTT GCGCCCCAAGATACCACATCCGACGCATGAGACACCCAGATTGTTGA
- the LOC125212332 gene encoding N-alpha-acetyltransferase 40 isoform X1, with amino-acid sequence MADEIKQMRGKQKQKFSQMEAESNSCERARKKTRREIIEKKKAIENRIKAASSVKDHLDTCPHFRHYRGNGLHAHLESGRGDRLPVRTKQYIQNLLKLNMEAPFGPEWSDEEKIKRRDMVAPEARYIFVHEVSDEDADKALDLRDVERPCNCKGSIVGFVHYRFTLEEEVPVLYVYELQLEHRVQGKGLGKFLMQLIELIASQNGMGAVVLTVQRANPMAMNFYICKLRYTIAAISPSKVNPLGPEKNYEILCKSLDNEAQAVLEAPQDTTSDA; translated from the exons atggcagacgaaataaaacaaatgcgagggaaacaaaaacaaaaattttctCAGATGGAAGCTGAAAGCAATAGTTGCGAGAGAGCAAGAAAGAAGACGCGGCGAGAG ATAattgagaagaagaaagcaaTCGAGAACAGGATCAAAGCCGCTTCTTCGGTGAAAGATCATCTCGATACTTGTCCGCATTTTCGCCACTATCGAGGAAACG GATTGCATGCGCATTTGGAGTCAGGACGTGGCGATAGGCTCCCTGTTCGGACAAAACAATACATACAAAACCTTCTCAAG CTGAACATGGAGGCACCTTTTGGACCAGAGTGGTCAGATGAAGAAAAGATCAAGAGACGTGATATGGTTGCACCTGAAGCTCGTTACATATTTGTGCATGAGGTATCAGATGAGGATGCTGATAAAGCGTTAGATCTCAGGGATGTGGAGAGGCCATGCAATTGTAAGGGCTCTATTGTAGGTTTTGTACATTACCGATTCACTCTGGAGGAAGAGGTGCCTGTACTTTATGTTTATGAATTACAGCTTGAGCATCGTGTTCAAGGAAAGGGACTAGGGAAATTCTTAATGCAACTAATTGAGCTAATTGCTTCTCAG AATGGAATGGGTGCTGTGGTTCTAACCGTACAAAGAGCAAATCCAATGGCAATgaacttttatatatgtaaactGAG GTACACAATTGCTGCAATTTCTCCCTCAAAAGTAAATCCG TTGGGACCAGAGAAAAACTATGAGATACTTTGTAAGTCATTAGACAATGAAGCTCAGGCAGTCTTGGAG GCGCCCCAAGATACCACATCCGACGCATGA
- the LOC125212332 gene encoding N-alpha-acetyltransferase 40 isoform X3 — MADEIKQMRGKQKQKFSQMEAESNSCERARKKTRREIIEKKKAIENRIKAASSVKDHLDTCPHFRHYRGNGLHAHLESGRGDRLPVRTKQYIQNLLKLNMEAPFGPEWSDEEKIKRRDMVAPEARYIFVHEVSDEDADKALDLRDVERPCNCKGSIVGFVHYRFTLEEEVPVLYVYELQLEHRVQGKGLGKFLMQLIELIASQNGMGAVVLTVQRANPMAMNFYICKLRIVKRIKVLNRQLPARATSSLKNITVH, encoded by the exons atggcagacgaaataaaacaaatgcgagggaaacaaaaacaaaaattttctCAGATGGAAGCTGAAAGCAATAGTTGCGAGAGAGCAAGAAAGAAGACGCGGCGAGAG ATAattgagaagaagaaagcaaTCGAGAACAGGATCAAAGCCGCTTCTTCGGTGAAAGATCATCTCGATACTTGTCCGCATTTTCGCCACTATCGAGGAAACG GATTGCATGCGCATTTGGAGTCAGGACGTGGCGATAGGCTCCCTGTTCGGACAAAACAATACATACAAAACCTTCTCAAG CTGAACATGGAGGCACCTTTTGGACCAGAGTGGTCAGATGAAGAAAAGATCAAGAGACGTGATATGGTTGCACCTGAAGCTCGTTACATATTTGTGCATGAGGTATCAGATGAGGATGCTGATAAAGCGTTAGATCTCAGGGATGTGGAGAGGCCATGCAATTGTAAGGGCTCTATTGTAGGTTTTGTACATTACCGATTCACTCTGGAGGAAGAGGTGCCTGTACTTTATGTTTATGAATTACAGCTTGAGCATCGTGTTCAAGGAAAGGGACTAGGGAAATTCTTAATGCAACTAATTGAGCTAATTGCTTCTCAG AATGGAATGGGTGCTGTGGTTCTAACCGTACAAAGAGCAAATCCAATGGCAATgaacttttatatatgtaaactGAG aatcgtaaagagaataaaagttCTGAACCGCCAACTGCCAGCCAGGGCAACGTCTAGTTTGAAAAACATCACAGTCCACTAG